The following nucleotide sequence is from Paeniglutamicibacter kerguelensis.
GAGCACGGCCAGGAAGCGGCGGTCCGCCTGCAGCGCGCCGATGGCTCCGATGATGATGATCAGCCCGATCACCAGCTGGGCCGGGGAATCGAAGGCGATGAAGTTGCCCGGCGCCGGCGTGGTGAACCAGACCGAGACGAACGTCGGGACCACCAGCGCCACGGTCAGGATCACGACCAGGTAGAAGGAAAGCGAGCCTCGCTGGGTGCGGCCGGTGAGCCAGATCGCGAGGTTGTCCACGCCATTGACCAGGTGCTTGTAGTCGCGGTCCGCATCCAGCAGCGCGGGGACCCTGGACTGGACGGCAAAGACCTTTTCGCGGGCCAGGAACAGCGCGGTGCCGACGAGCATCGTCAGGGCGCTCAACCCCAGGGCCGGGGTGAATCCGTGCCAGAGGCCCAGGTGGATCGGGTGCTCGGCGGCCGGGAAGAGGCCCACGTAGGGGTCGATGATGTCTTCCAGCACCCCGGGCACCCAGGCGAAGGCCACCGTGGCAAAGGTGAGCACCAGCAGCGGGGCCAGGAACAGCGCCGGGACCTTGGGGAAGGGAGTGGGAGCAAGTCCCTGCTTGGTGGCGAATCCGCCCCAGAGGAAGCGCGCGGAATAGGCGAAGGTCATGATCGTGCCGAGCACCACGCCGACCAGCAGCAGCGTGCCCGGGGTTCCGTTGGTGCCCGCGTAGTCGAGCAGCGCCTCGTAGACCGATTCCTTGGCGACAAAGCCGAACAGGGGCGCTATGCCGGCCATGGAGGCGGCGGCTATGGCCGCGACGGCAAAGAGCAGCGGGGAGCTCCTGTAGAGCCCGGAGAGCTGGTGCAGGTCGCGGGTTCCCGCCTTGTGGTCGATGATGCCGACCACCAGGAAGAGCGTCGCCTTGAAGAATCCGTGCGCCAGCATCATGGCCATGCCCGCCAGCGCCGCATTCGCGTCGCCGAGCCCCATGATCAGGATCAGGAAGCCAAGCTGGGAGACGGTTCCGTAGGCCAGCACCAGCTTCAGGTCATGCTGTTTCAGGGCGCGCCAGCCGCCGATCAGCAGTGTCGCCAGGCCAAGGCCCAGCAGCATCGGCTCCCAGAAGGCTGTCTGGTTGAAGCCGGGGGCCAGGCGTGCCACCAGGTAGACGCCGGCCTTGACCATTGCGGCGGCGTGCAGGTAGGCCGAGACCGGGGTGGGCGCGGCCATGGCCCCGGGGAGCCAGAAGTGGAAGGGCACCAGGGCCGACTTGGACACGGCGCCGACCAGGACCAGAAGGATCGCCACGTCGATGAACGTGCCCATCGAGACGAGTTCGGGGGCCATGGCCATGATCTCGGAGATGCGGTAGGTTCCTGCGGCTTGGCCCAGCATGACCAGGCCCACGAGCATGGTCAACCCGCCGAAGGTGGTGACGATCAGCGCGGTCAGCGCCGAACGCCGGGCACTCATGCGGGTGCGGTTGAAGCCGATCAGCAGGTACGAAAGGACCGTTGTCAGTTCCCAGAAGATGAACATCAGGATCAAGTCGTCGGCGATCACCAAGCCGAACATGGCGCCGGCGAAGGCCAGCAGCTGGGCACCGAAAGTGCCGATGTTCGCGTCTTCGCTCTTGAAGTACCTGGCGCAGTAGAACAGCACCAGGGCCCCGACGCCCAGAACCAGCAGGCAGAGGATCGCGGAGAGCGCATCCATACGGAAATCCAATTGGACGTCCAACGGCCCGATCCACGCATAAAGCTCGGACGGCGGCGCATTCGGGAGCCCGCTAGCCTCGGTTTGTTGTGAGTTGGTGAATGACGGGAAGTTGCTCAAAAGCCACACGAAGGCGATGGCCGGAACGGCCGCCAGGATGTAGAACGTTGAACGACCCAGTTTCCGGAAAACAAGCGGAGCGATGCCGGCCACGGCAAAGAGCGCAAACAGGACGAGGAGCACAGTATCTCCTGAGGTCGGCGCGGCCAGAGTCCTGGCAACAAATGGTCAAGGTCAGGGGTTCCAGCCTACCAGCCGGGGAGCCGTCCGCCCTCGCCGCCCGGCGGCACGGATCCGCGTTTTACCTGCGGGAATTCTCCGGGCCCCGCGGGCGTTTAGGGGACTTTTCCCGATGATCCCGCCCGACACAAAAGCCGGTTTTGGCCCGCGGCCGCGCCGTCGGTCGATACACCGGTTACGATGCACCCATGAGCGAGTTTCCTGCCGGGGTGCCGGCCGATGCATCCCGCACCAAGGTCGTCAACAAAACCGTCTTGGCGTGGGCGTCTTGGGACTGGGGGTCCGCCGCGATCAACGCGGTGATGACAACTTTCGTCTTCACGGTGTACCTGACCAGCGAGCTCTTCGGCGACAAGGACGCGAACTCCGTGGTGCTGGGCAACGCTCTGGCCATTGCCGGGGTCGCCATCGCCCTGCTCGCCCCTATCATGGGGTTGCGCTCGGACGCGGGCGGCCGCCGGCGTTTCTGGCTCGGCGTGAACACCGTGATTGTCGCGGTGCTCACGGCTGCCTGTTTCTTTGTTTTCCCCGAGCCTCGCTTCCTGGTCCTGGGTGTCACGCTCATCGCCCTCGCGTCGGTCTTCGCGGAGTTCGCCACGGTGAACTACAACGCCATGCTGCCGCAGATCTCCACCCCCGCGACCATCGGCAAGGTCTCTGGCTTCGGGTGGGGAATGGGCTACCTCGGCGGCATCGTGGCGCTTGCAATCGTCTTGTTCATGCTCGTCACACCGATCTTCCCGTGGGCCGGCGCCTCCGAGGAAAATGCGCTGAACCTGCGTCTTGTCGCGGTGTTCTCGGCGGTGTGGTTCCTGGGCTTTGGCCTGCCGGTGCTCTTTGCGGTCCCGGAAATCCCCGGCACGGCGGGCGGCCCCCGCTTCACGTTGGTGCAGTCCTACAAGGAACTCTGGCGCCGCGTGGCGGCCCTAGCCCGCACCGACCGCCACACCGTGTACTTCCTGCTCTCCAGCGCCGTGTTCCGCGACGGACTGGCCGCGGTCTTCACCTTCGGCGGGGTCATTGCCGCGGGCACTTTCGGTTTCCCGCTGACCCAGGTGATCATCTTTGCCATCGTCGGAAACGTCATTGCGGCAATCGGCGCCATGCTCGGCGGCTGGCTCGATGACAAGGTGGGCCCGAAGAACGTCATTGTCGCCGCGCTGATCGGACTGATTGTCGCCGGCTTCGGCGTCTTCTTCTCCCCCGACGCCACGGGATTCTGGATCTTTGGATTGTTGCTGTGTCTCTTTGTGGGGCCCGCGCAATCCTCCAGCCGGGCCTTCCTGGCCCGGCTCGCGCCGGCAGGGCAGGAGGGTGAACTCTTCGGGCTGTACGCCACCACAGGCCGTGCGGTGAGCTTCCTGGCACCGGCACTTTTCGCGATGTCCATTGCGTTGGCAAAGCCGTACGTCGACGACGCACAACGCTACGGAATCCTCGGCATCATCCTCGTCCTGCTGCTGGGTCTGGCCCTGCTGTTGCCGGTGCACGCTCCCGGGCGCCTGGGCGTGGAGCAGCCCGCCTAGCCAGACGCCCCGTGGCTCCCGTTTTGGCCCCGGCTGATGACACCGGTTTAACGGCCGTGGTTCGATGGGACCATGAGCGCAAACACCCCCATGACAATTACCGTGACAGGAGCGGGCGGGCAGATCGGCTACGCCCTACTCTTCCGCATAGCCTCCGGAGCTATGCTGGGCATTGGCACCCCGG
It contains:
- a CDS encoding MFS transporter, whose product is MSEFPAGVPADASRTKVVNKTVLAWASWDWGSAAINAVMTTFVFTVYLTSELFGDKDANSVVLGNALAIAGVAIALLAPIMGLRSDAGGRRRFWLGVNTVIVAVLTAACFFVFPEPRFLVLGVTLIALASVFAEFATVNYNAMLPQISTPATIGKVSGFGWGMGYLGGIVALAIVLFMLVTPIFPWAGASEENALNLRLVAVFSAVWFLGFGLPVLFAVPEIPGTAGGPRFTLVQSYKELWRRVAALARTDRHTVYFLLSSAVFRDGLAAVFTFGGVIAAGTFGFPLTQVIIFAIVGNVIAAIGAMLGGWLDDKVGPKNVIVAALIGLIVAGFGVFFSPDATGFWIFGLLLCLFVGPAQSSSRAFLARLAPAGQEGELFGLYATTGRAVSFLAPALFAMSIALAKPYVDDAQRYGILGIILVLLLGLALLLPVHAPGRLGVEQPA
- a CDS encoding Na+/H+ antiporter subunit A — protein: MLLVLFALFAVAGIAPLVFRKLGRSTFYILAAVPAIAFVWLLSNFPSFTNSQQTEASGLPNAPPSELYAWIGPLDVQLDFRMDALSAILCLLVLGVGALVLFYCARYFKSEDANIGTFGAQLLAFAGAMFGLVIADDLILMFIFWELTTVLSYLLIGFNRTRMSARRSALTALIVTTFGGLTMLVGLVMLGQAAGTYRISEIMAMAPELVSMGTFIDVAILLVLVGAVSKSALVPFHFWLPGAMAAPTPVSAYLHAAAMVKAGVYLVARLAPGFNQTAFWEPMLLGLGLATLLIGGWRALKQHDLKLVLAYGTVSQLGFLILIMGLGDANAALAGMAMMLAHGFFKATLFLVVGIIDHKAGTRDLHQLSGLYRSSPLLFAVAAIAAASMAGIAPLFGFVAKESVYEALLDYAGTNGTPGTLLLVGVVLGTIMTFAYSARFLWGGFATKQGLAPTPFPKVPALFLAPLLVLTFATVAFAWVPGVLEDIIDPYVGLFPAAEHPIHLGLWHGFTPALGLSALTMLVGTALFLAREKVFAVQSRVPALLDADRDYKHLVNGVDNLAIWLTGRTQRGSLSFYLVVILTVALVVPTFVSVWFTTPAPGNFIAFDSPAQLVIGLIIIIGAIGALQADRRFLAVLMVSVTGYGMAAVFALQGAPDLAVTQLLVETIVLVAFVLALRALPVEIWAKNPTGHRLGRALIGIGFGASMVYIAATAMASRIAEPISLAYPELAYTGGAGKNIVNVTLVDMRAWDTFGEITVLAAAATGVASLIFVRGRGDSRLRASAVATGSVDLGSEAIGSHGGSKAGLAVARNFASSPRDSWLVAGHTLAPERRSITFEVVTRLLFHTILLASLYLLLTGHNTPGGGFAGGLLAGLALTMRYLAGGRVELAESTPISPGTMMGVGLGLASLTAVAPLLFGLQMFTSAAFEFTLPLFGTHKFVTSTIFDIGVYMVVIGLVIDVLRSLGSEIDERSEGRSPTDLHDQVSDADTGVGR